The Methylomarinum sp. Ch1-1 genome contains the following window.
TCGCCTTATCGGCTTTACCGAGGCCATGAATCCCGATCTGTCCGCCCAACACGGTATTCTGTGGCGGCACCTCTCCGGCCTCATGGGCCGCGATGATGCGGCGATAAGTCTCTCGATTGATCAATCCCCAATTCAATCCCTCCACAGCATTGAATTGGGTCGGATAATCGAAACCGAAAAACCGATAATACGCGCTGTTATTATTGATCCAGGCGATGCGATACTGACCCCGAGGCGTCACGTCATCTCCCCTATGGGTCTTGAAGCCGGCGCCATTGCGGCCGATAGCGATATTATCAAAGACCATCACGGTTTTTTCCCCTCGTCTAACCTGCAACTGCAGCTTTTTAGTGTCGATTAAAAGCCACACATCCTCCGCGATAGCTAGCGGCGGCCACAAAAAACATAAAACAATGCCGGCCAACAATCCTTTTCTGATCATAAAACTCTACAAATTATTAAAATTTTGGTGTACTTTACTGCTAACCCGGACAATTCATTAAGAATCAAACGACCTTCATCCAATATCCGGGCTAAAGTTAATTGTCGCATTTAGGATCGAGCATGCAAATAGAAACCATCGATACAAGCCCTTATGATGACCAAAAACCGGGAACGTCAGGCCTCAGAAAAAAAGTAACGACCTTCCAACAAAGAAATTATCTGGAGAATTTCGTTCAATCCATATTCAACTCGCTGAACGGCATCGAAGGCACAACGCTGGTGCTAGGCGGGGATGGTCGCTATTTCAACCGTCAAGCGATACAAACCATCATCAAGATCGCTGCGGCCAATGGTTTCGGCGAGCTGATTATCGGCCAGGGCGGTCTGTTATCGACACCTGCCGTCTCGCATATCATCCGCAAATATCAAGCTTTTGGCGGTATCGTGTTATCCGCCAGTCATAACCCGGGCGGCCCTACTGAAGATTTCGGCATCAAATACAATGTCAGCAACGGCGGGCCGGCGCCGGAGAAATTCACCGACGCCTTGTTTGAAAACAGTAAGACCATAGGCGAATACCGGCTTGCGCGCATCGACGATATCGACCTGGATCACATCGGCCGTCAGCAAATTGATGGGCTTAGCATCGACATTATCGACCCGGTCGCCGATTACGCCGAGTTGATGGCGCAGATTTTCGATTTCGATTTGCTCAAACAAAGCATAGGCTCCGGTTATTTGAACCTATGCTTCGACGCCATGCACGCCATCACCGGCCCCTATGCGAAACGCATTCTGGAGGAGATATTGGGCGCGCCGGCCGGTTCGGTGATCAACGCCACGCCGTTGGAAGACTTCGGCGGCGGTCATCCCGACCCCAACATGGCCCATGCCAAGGAACTGACTCAACTGATGTTTTCGCCACAGGCGCCGACCTTCGGGGCGGCTTCCGACGGCGACGGCGACCGAAACATGATCATGGGGGCCAATATCTTTGTCACGCCCAGCGACAGCCTGGCGATCATGGCGGCCAATGCCGGCCTGATACCGGCTTACCGCAAAGGCATCAGCGGCGTAGCCCGTTCAATGCCGACCAGTCAAGCGGTAGACCGGGTCGCCAAGGCCGAAGGACTGCCTTGCTTCGAAACGCCGACCGGCTGGAAATACTTCGGCAACCTGCTCGATGACGGTCAGATCACGTTGTGCGGCGAAGAAAGTTTCGGCACCGGTTCCGATCATGT
Protein-coding sequences here:
- a CDS encoding L,D-transpeptidase family protein; its protein translation is MIRKGLLAGIVLCFLWPPLAIAEDVWLLIDTKKLQLQVRRGEKTVMVFDNIAIGRNGAGFKTHRGDDVTPRGQYRIAWINNNSAYYRFFGFDYPTQFNAVEGLNWGLINRETYRRIIAAHEAGEVPPQNTVLGGQIGIHGLGKADKAIHKLMNWTHGCIALTNEQIDRLTPWVKKGIPVKVK
- a CDS encoding alpha-D-glucose phosphate-specific phosphoglucomutase, with the protein product MQIETIDTSPYDDQKPGTSGLRKKVTTFQQRNYLENFVQSIFNSLNGIEGTTLVLGGDGRYFNRQAIQTIIKIAAANGFGELIIGQGGLLSTPAVSHIIRKYQAFGGIVLSASHNPGGPTEDFGIKYNVSNGGPAPEKFTDALFENSKTIGEYRLARIDDIDLDHIGRQQIDGLSIDIIDPVADYAELMAQIFDFDLLKQSIGSGYLNLCFDAMHAITGPYAKRILEEILGAPAGSVINATPLEDFGGGHPDPNMAHAKELTQLMFSPQAPTFGAASDGDGDRNMIMGANIFVTPSDSLAIMAANAGLIPAYRKGISGVARSMPTSQAVDRVAKAEGLPCFETPTGWKYFGNLLDDGQITLCGEESFGTGSDHVREKDGLWAVLFWLNLIARRRQSVADIVHEHWQHYGRDIYCRHDYEAVDAAVANGIMEHLRGQLNGLANQTFGDYTVKFADEFSYTDPVDHSVSHNQGIRVGFTDGSRIVFRLSGTGTVGATLRIYLEKYEPDADKHAQDAQQALSALIEIAEQLCEVKKRSGKSGPDVMT